Proteins from a genomic interval of Salipiger sp. CCB-MM3:
- a CDS encoding type II secretion system F family protein: MNEYLVLAAIFTAVLIATFAILNALTQRRDVERNIESSRRRRRSDTEIDELLGTGNERLRYYLDVVKTKKKDSLEMRLVQAGFFSKSAVAKFNLIRMLAALVAFVALQVTLQKFVPSASRVTLLIFAALAAALVFILASVVLERIAKKRMREFRKIFPDFMDLLLVCVDAGLSIDAAVDRVTREFLQTVPDFGVQLSIVNLEIRAGRPMHEALYNFSDRVQIEEARTLAVLFRQSEELGSSVSRTLRSFAREMRQMRIVKAEEKANALPVKMLFPMALFMFPVSLIIVLVPITMTVIEILTGLTPS; encoded by the coding sequence ATGAATGAGTATCTGGTTCTGGCGGCCATTTTCACCGCGGTGCTGATCGCCACATTCGCGATCCTGAACGCCCTGACACAAAGACGCGACGTCGAGCGCAATATCGAAAGCTCGCGGCGGCGGCGTCGCAGCGACACCGAGATCGACGAGCTTCTCGGCACCGGCAACGAGCGGCTGCGCTACTATCTCGACGTGGTGAAGACCAAGAAGAAGGACAGCCTCGAGATGCGTCTCGTTCAGGCGGGCTTCTTCTCGAAAAGCGCGGTCGCGAAGTTCAACCTGATCCGCATGCTCGCCGCATTGGTCGCCTTTGTCGCGCTGCAGGTGACGCTGCAGAAATTCGTGCCAAGCGCCAGCCGGGTGACCTTGCTGATCTTCGCGGCGCTGGCCGCGGCGCTGGTGTTCATCCTCGCCTCGGTGGTCCTCGAACGGATAGCCAAGAAGCGGATGCGCGAGTTCCGCAAGATCTTCCCCGATTTCATGGACCTGCTGCTGGTCTGCGTCGACGCCGGGCTCAGCATCGACGCGGCGGTGGACCGGGTGACGCGCGAGTTTCTGCAGACCGTTCCCGATTTCGGTGTGCAACTGTCGATCGTGAACCTCGAGATCCGCGCCGGGCGGCCCATGCATGAAGCGCTCTACAACTTTTCGGACCGGGTTCAGATCGAAGAGGCACGCACTCTTGCGGTGCTGTTCCGCCAATCCGAGGAACTGGGCTCGAGCGTCAGCCGCACGCTGCGCAGCTTTGCGCGGGAAATGCGTCAGATGCGCATCGTGAAGGCCGAGGAAAAGGCCAATGCGCTGCCGGTGAAGATGCTGTTCCCGATGGCGCTCTTCATGTTCCCGGTCAGCCTGATCATCGTTCTGGTGCCGATCACCATGACCGTGATCGAGATCCTCACCGGGCTCACACCATCGTAA